In the Streptomyces sp. NBC_00525 genome, one interval contains:
- a CDS encoding ABC transporter permease subunit produces MTTATTAPAAPARAVRDQPRARFTDLLAAEWLRMWSLRSTPWLYVLSALAVVGFNAGTAYDHYKYWYQYDRASQKFFVEHRLALMDAFTDNAALVLVLALAAIGAVSVTGEYGTGLIRTTFTAVPARRSVLAAKVLVLAAVTTGFGVFVAAASFASTRAILSGRGAAVSLGDPGVLQVLTASALLAPVAALAGLAIGAVIRHTGGSIVACVVVLLLLPMILSDRRHPTAVLRHTLPFSAWDRLRDVAVPQPPSELFPWSEAGAWTVYALWALAAGAVAVYAVHRRDQ; encoded by the coding sequence ATGACCACGGCGACGACCGCCCCCGCCGCCCCCGCCCGCGCGGTTCGCGACCAGCCGCGCGCCCGCTTCACCGACCTGCTCGCGGCCGAGTGGCTCAGGATGTGGTCGCTGCGCTCCACGCCCTGGCTGTACGTGCTCAGCGCGCTGGCCGTCGTCGGCTTCAACGCCGGAACGGCGTACGACCACTACAAGTACTGGTACCAGTACGACAGGGCGAGCCAGAAGTTCTTCGTCGAACACCGCCTGGCGCTCATGGACGCGTTCACGGACAACGCCGCGCTGGTGCTGGTCCTGGCCCTCGCCGCGATCGGTGCCGTCTCCGTCACCGGCGAGTACGGGACGGGGCTCATCCGCACCACCTTCACCGCCGTCCCGGCCCGGCGCTCGGTGCTCGCCGCCAAGGTGCTCGTGCTGGCCGCCGTCACCACCGGGTTCGGGGTGTTCGTCGCCGCCGCCTCCTTCGCCTCCACCCGGGCGATCCTGTCCGGGCGCGGTGCCGCGGTCTCCCTCGGCGACCCCGGAGTGCTCCAGGTCCTCACCGCGTCCGCGCTGCTCGCCCCGGTGGCCGCGCTCGCCGGACTGGCCATCGGCGCGGTGATCCGCCACACCGGCGGCTCGATCGTGGCGTGCGTGGTCGTGCTGCTGCTCCTCCCGATGATCCTCAGCGACCGCCGCCATCCGACGGCGGTGCTCCGGCACACCCTGCCGTTCAGCGCCTGGGACCGGCTGCGGGACGTGGCCGTGCCGCAGCCCCCGTCGGAGCTGTTCCCGTGGTCCGAGGCCGGTGCCTGGACCGTCTACGCCCTGTGGGCGCTGGCCGCCGGGGCGGTGGCGGTGTACGCGGTCCACCGGCGCGACCAGTGA
- a CDS encoding class F sortase, whose protein sequence is MAAPQTSESPAPGTAAPTGPLSRALFWPLAVAGLGMVLIYHSIGSPVDDKPPAPPSVAVSAAASPSSSSSAAGAKGDEPSESPSLPRSEPTRLRIPSIAVDAPFTPLSIGASGRLDAPPPNDKNLVGWFKDGPTPGELGTSIVAGHVDTTTGPAVFLQLRFLKPGATVDITRADGTVASFSVDSVETFSKADFPDDKVYADTPDAQLRLITCGGNYDRKAKDYEDNVVVFAHLDSVGAK, encoded by the coding sequence ATGGCCGCCCCGCAGACCTCCGAATCCCCCGCCCCCGGAACCGCGGCCCCCACCGGTCCGCTGAGCCGGGCCCTGTTCTGGCCCCTCGCGGTGGCCGGGCTCGGCATGGTCCTGATCTACCACTCCATCGGTTCGCCGGTGGACGACAAGCCGCCCGCCCCGCCCTCGGTGGCGGTCTCCGCGGCCGCCTCCCCCTCTTCCTCTTCCTCCGCCGCCGGTGCGAAGGGCGACGAGCCGAGCGAGTCGCCGTCGCTGCCCCGCTCGGAGCCGACCCGGCTGCGCATTCCGTCGATCGCGGTGGACGCGCCCTTCACCCCGCTGTCGATCGGCGCGTCGGGCCGGCTCGACGCGCCGCCGCCGAACGACAAGAACCTGGTCGGCTGGTTCAAGGACGGGCCGACGCCCGGCGAGCTGGGGACGTCGATCGTGGCGGGCCATGTGGACACCACGACCGGGCCCGCCGTCTTCCTCCAGCTGCGGTTCCTGAAACCCGGCGCGACCGTGGACATCACCCGCGCCGACGGGACGGTGGCCTCGTTCTCCGTGGACAGTGTGGAGACGTTCAGCAAGGCGGACTTCCCGGACGACAAGGTGTACGCCGACACCCCGGACGCGCAGCTGCGCCTGATCACCTGCGGCGGCAACTACGACCGAAAGGCGAAGGACTACGAGGACAACGTGGTGGTCTTCGCGCACCTGGACTCGGTCGGGGCGAAGTGA
- a CDS encoding ABC transporter ATP-binding protein: MIEVNGLTKRYGDTTAVDDLTFTVRPGEVTGFLGPNGAGKTTTLRMLLGLVEPTAGTATLGGSRFRDHARGLRHAGALLDAGDVHGGRTARSHLAVLARGNGIPRARVDEVLDEVGLTAAARRRISGFSLGMRQRLGIATALLGDPPVLLFDEPLNGLDPEGVLWVRGLFRRLAAEGRTVFVSSHLMTEMEHTADRLVVIGRGSLIAAESLSAFAARGARLSVTVRTPDTAVLAPLLTAEGAAVTADGELLTVTGLPAERIGELALRHRVLLHGLTTLGASLEEAFMELTSDSVQYTAGDHR, from the coding sequence GTGATCGAAGTCAACGGACTGACCAAGCGATACGGCGACACCACCGCCGTCGACGACCTGACCTTCACCGTCCGGCCGGGCGAGGTGACCGGCTTCCTCGGGCCCAACGGGGCCGGCAAGACGACCACCCTGCGCATGCTCCTCGGCCTGGTCGAGCCGACCGCCGGAACCGCCACCCTCGGGGGCAGCCGCTTCCGGGACCACGCGCGCGGACTGCGCCACGCCGGAGCCCTGCTCGACGCGGGCGACGTCCACGGCGGCCGCACCGCCCGCTCCCACCTCGCCGTCCTGGCACGCGGCAACGGCATCCCGCGTGCCCGCGTCGACGAGGTCCTCGACGAGGTGGGCCTCACCGCCGCGGCCCGCCGCCGCATCTCCGGCTTCTCGCTCGGGATGCGCCAGCGCCTCGGCATCGCCACGGCCCTCCTAGGCGACCCGCCCGTCCTGCTCTTCGACGAACCGCTCAACGGCCTCGACCCGGAAGGCGTGCTGTGGGTGCGCGGCCTCTTCCGCAGGCTCGCCGCCGAAGGCCGCACCGTCTTCGTCTCCAGCCACCTGATGACCGAGATGGAGCACACCGCCGACCGGCTCGTCGTCATCGGGCGCGGCAGCCTCATCGCCGCCGAGAGCCTGAGCGCGTTCGCCGCCAGGGGCGCCCGGCTCAGCGTCACCGTACGCACCCCGGACACCGCGGTCCTCGCCCCGCTGCTGACCGCCGAGGGCGCCGCGGTGACCGCGGACGGCGAACTGCTCACGGTGACCGGGCTGCCCGCCGAGCGCATCGGCGAACTCGCCCTGCGCCACCGCGTCCTGCTGCACGGACTCACCACGCTCGGCGCCTCGCTGGAGGAGGCGTTCATGGAACTCACCTCGGACAGCGTCCAGTACACGGCAGGAGACCACCGATGA
- a CDS encoding sugar O-acetyltransferase, which translates to MTDHFAGDPRTNHERMLAGDLYIADDPQIVEAQKRAVRLAARYLAAYTEDPDAARPVVAELLGGLGEGAHIRPPLYVDYGSYLTIGEDTFVNYNLTALDVAPITIGRDCQIGPNVQLLTPTHPVEPGPRRDKLEAARPITIGDNVWLGGGAIVLAGVTIGDNSVIGAGAVVTKDVPADVVAVGNPARVIRSI; encoded by the coding sequence ATGACGGACCACTTCGCGGGCGACCCCCGTACGAACCACGAGCGGATGCTCGCCGGAGACCTGTACATCGCCGACGATCCGCAGATCGTCGAGGCGCAGAAGCGGGCCGTGCGGCTGGCCGCCCGCTATCTCGCCGCGTACACCGAGGACCCGGACGCGGCGCGGCCGGTCGTCGCGGAACTGCTCGGCGGCCTGGGCGAGGGGGCGCACATCCGGCCGCCGCTGTACGTCGACTACGGCTCGTACCTCACGATCGGCGAGGACACGTTCGTCAATTACAACCTCACCGCGCTGGACGTCGCCCCGATCACCATCGGCCGCGACTGCCAGATCGGGCCGAACGTCCAACTCCTCACGCCCACCCACCCGGTGGAGCCGGGACCGCGCCGGGACAAACTGGAGGCGGCGCGTCCCATCACCATCGGCGACAATGTCTGGCTCGGCGGCGGGGCGATCGTGCTGGCCGGGGTGACCATCGGGGACAACAGCGTCATCGGCGCGGGAGCCGTCGTCACCAAGGACGTTCCCGCCGACGTGGTCGCCGTGGGCAATCCGGCCCGGGTGATCCGTTCCATCTAG
- a CDS encoding sensor histidine kinase, with the protein MSSSPILPLLKRVPPGAWVAAAWCAGMALTFLMRVRLPGELAPTVRPGVLFLRWDGLLTHLLATVLLLTGCTRLTRRPLVAVAVLLAASVVATLPLSVAEIPLAQFLSVYAALYFVAATRPLRTGVLALVMSIAVPIAYVSYRALAGWPAGTSAELVVALTAVVAWLVGRSVYESRRHDADLTARATDRALVAERLRIAREMHDVVAHSVGIIALQAGAAARVVHTQPDAAREAMSAVEAAGRETLSGLRRMLGALRESAPGEEEAPRGPAEGLADVGRLAEATTAAGVRVEVEWRGERRALPPELELSAFRVIQESVTNVVRHAGTDACRVCVRYGVEELSVEVTDRGRGAGQGAGRDAAPGFGLVGMRERVALLHGEFAAGPVPGGGFRVTARFPVPPPGTLSEPLPAVGTVAT; encoded by the coding sequence ATGTCCTCGTCACCGATTCTGCCCCTGCTCAAGCGCGTCCCGCCGGGCGCGTGGGTGGCGGCTGCCTGGTGTGCGGGCATGGCGCTCACGTTCCTGATGCGGGTGCGGCTGCCCGGCGAGCTCGCGCCCACCGTGCGGCCGGGCGTGCTCTTCCTCCGGTGGGACGGCCTGCTGACGCATCTGCTCGCCACGGTGCTGCTGTTGACGGGTTGCACGCGTCTGACGCGCCGCCCGCTGGTCGCCGTGGCGGTGCTGCTCGCCGCCTCCGTGGTCGCCACGCTGCCGCTCAGTGTGGCCGAGATACCCCTCGCCCAGTTCCTGTCCGTCTACGCCGCCCTGTACTTCGTCGCCGCGACCCGTCCGCTGCGCACGGGCGTCCTCGCCCTGGTGATGTCGATAGCCGTCCCGATCGCCTATGTGAGCTACCGGGCGCTCGCCGGCTGGCCCGCCGGCACGTCGGCGGAGCTGGTGGTGGCGCTGACGGCGGTCGTCGCCTGGCTGGTGGGCCGCTCGGTGTACGAGAGCCGCCGGCACGACGCGGACCTGACGGCCAGGGCCACGGACCGGGCGCTCGTCGCGGAACGGCTGCGGATCGCCCGCGAGATGCACGACGTCGTGGCGCACAGCGTCGGCATCATCGCCCTCCAGGCGGGCGCGGCGGCCCGGGTGGTGCACACCCAGCCGGACGCGGCGCGGGAGGCGATGAGCGCGGTGGAGGCCGCGGGCCGGGAGACGCTGTCGGGGCTGCGCAGAATGCTGGGCGCCCTGCGGGAGTCGGCGCCGGGCGAGGAGGAGGCGCCGCGGGGCCCCGCCGAGGGCCTGGCCGACGTCGGGCGCCTCGCGGAGGCCACGACCGCCGCGGGGGTGCGGGTCGAGGTGGAGTGGCGGGGCGAGCGGCGGGCCCTGCCGCCGGAGCTGGAGCTGTCGGCGTTCCGGGTGATCCAGGAATCGGTGACCAATGTGGTGCGCCATGCGGGGACGGACGCCTGCCGGGTGTGTGTGCGGTACGGCGTGGAGGAGCTGTCCGTCGAGGTGACGGACCGGGGCCGGGGCGCCGGCCAGGGTGCCGGCCGGGACGCTGCGCCGGGGTTCGGGCTGGTCGGGATGCGGGAGCGGGTGGCCCTGCTGCACGGCGAGTTCGCCGCCGGCCCGGTCCCCGGCGGCGGGTTCCGGGTGACGGCCCGCTTCCCGGTGCCGCCGCCGGGGACCCTGTCCGAACCGCTGCCGGCGGTGGGGACGGTGGCCACATGA
- a CDS encoding sensor histidine kinase, whose amino-acid sequence MRDDEMSVGLGRMPGTARQAGVKLLWIGIWLAFMSAPVKDLADGNHTPWATALGVLGLLVFVGAYLVLVFRHTSKALDVFRVRAFLVFLGALAVLLSLTFGTRWLVLFVYVSVSVGATLPLRTARWLIPAVTALLVGVGATLENPREIITALVFPALLGGFAMTGVRQLVRTTVELREARATVAQLAANEERLRLARDLHDLLGHSLSLITLKSELAGRMLPDQPERAAAQVADIEQVSRQALVDVRSAVTGYRRPTLPGELAGARTALAAAGVTADVPAEVPDGLPEETEEVLAWGLREAVTNVVRHSGAQRCTVSLAPRQTLDGRVLELTVADDGRGAAGSGPGNGLTGITERLSAVRGTVSTRATHQRSGKGFTMVLSVPFESGLVSPE is encoded by the coding sequence GTGAGGGACGACGAGATGTCGGTGGGGTTGGGGCGGATGCCCGGTACCGCGCGGCAGGCCGGGGTGAAGCTGTTGTGGATCGGGATCTGGCTGGCGTTCATGAGCGCGCCGGTCAAGGATCTCGCGGACGGCAACCACACCCCGTGGGCGACCGCGCTCGGGGTGCTCGGGCTGCTGGTGTTCGTCGGCGCCTATCTCGTCCTGGTCTTCCGGCACACGTCGAAGGCGCTCGACGTCTTCCGGGTCCGGGCGTTCCTCGTGTTCCTCGGGGCGCTCGCGGTGCTGCTGTCGCTGACGTTCGGCACGCGCTGGCTGGTCCTGTTCGTGTACGTGTCGGTGTCCGTGGGCGCCACGCTGCCGCTGCGGACCGCGCGCTGGCTGATTCCCGCCGTCACCGCCCTGCTGGTGGGGGTCGGCGCGACCCTGGAGAACCCGCGCGAGATCATCACCGCGCTGGTCTTCCCGGCTCTGCTCGGCGGCTTCGCCATGACCGGCGTACGGCAGTTGGTGCGCACCACGGTCGAGCTGCGCGAGGCCCGTGCCACGGTCGCCCAGCTCGCCGCGAACGAGGAGCGGCTGCGGCTCGCCCGCGATCTGCACGACCTCCTGGGCCACTCGCTCTCCCTGATCACCCTCAAGAGCGAACTGGCCGGCCGGATGCTTCCCGACCAGCCCGAACGGGCCGCCGCCCAGGTCGCCGACATCGAACAGGTCAGCCGCCAGGCGCTGGTGGACGTACGCAGCGCCGTCACCGGGTACCGCCGGCCGACCCTGCCCGGCGAACTGGCCGGGGCCCGCACCGCGCTGGCCGCCGCCGGAGTCACCGCCGACGTGCCCGCCGAGGTGCCGGACGGGCTGCCCGAGGAGACGGAGGAGGTGCTCGCCTGGGGGCTGCGGGAAGCGGTGACCAACGTCGTACGCCACAGCGGCGCCCAGCGCTGCACCGTCTCGCTCGCCCCGCGCCAGACGCTGGACGGGCGGGTCCTCGAACTCACCGTCGCCGACGACGGCCGCGGCGCGGCGGGCAGCGGCCCCGGCAACGGCCTCACCGGGATCACCGAACGCCTCTCCGCCGTGCGCGGCACCGTCAGCACCCGCGCCACCCATCAGCGTTCGGGCAAAGGCTTCACCATGGTCCTCAGCGTTCCGTTCGAATCCGGCCTAGTATCCCCGGAATGA
- a CDS encoding MFS transporter encodes MDAATRRWRAALFLFMLAAGTGMASWVARTPAVRDGLDVSTGAMGLVLFGLSTGSMAGVTASGPLVRRRGGRATILGGVLLIVAGLLVVAAGTALSQAAVVFGGLALFGGGMGMSEVAFNIEGAAVESAIGRPVLPVLHGCFSLGTVIGALLGMALTAAAFPVGWHLTLVAVLIAGAGARAVLAIPHGTGKEDAPATGSAGGGLRGQLHVWRDRQLVLIGVIVLAMAFAEGAANDWLPLLMVDGYDVSATAGSLTFLVFAASMTLGRLAGGPFLERFGRVRVVRISGLTAALGLVVVVVAPSPWMAGAATVLWGLGASLGFPVTVSAAGDHPRDAAARVAAVSTAGYGAFLVGPPALGFLADHIGLRLTMTVVLALVAVATALAGALDTGPGPDRDATGTRAAPATP; translated from the coding sequence ATGGATGCCGCCACACGCCGCTGGCGTGCCGCCCTGTTCCTGTTCATGCTCGCCGCCGGTACGGGCATGGCCTCCTGGGTCGCCCGCACCCCGGCCGTCCGGGACGGGCTCGACGTGTCCACGGGCGCGATGGGCCTCGTGCTGTTCGGGCTGTCCACCGGCTCGATGGCCGGGGTCACGGCGTCCGGACCGCTGGTACGGCGCCGCGGCGGCCGGGCGACGATCCTCGGCGGCGTCCTCCTGATCGTCGCCGGGCTGCTGGTGGTCGCCGCCGGCACCGCCCTCTCGCAGGCCGCCGTGGTCTTCGGCGGGCTCGCCCTGTTCGGCGGCGGGATGGGGATGAGCGAGGTGGCGTTCAACATCGAGGGCGCCGCCGTCGAGAGCGCCATCGGCCGGCCCGTCCTGCCCGTGCTGCACGGATGTTTCAGCCTGGGAACCGTCATCGGGGCGCTCCTGGGCATGGCCCTGACGGCGGCCGCGTTCCCCGTCGGATGGCATCTGACACTCGTCGCGGTGCTGATAGCCGGCGCCGGTGCGCGGGCGGTCCTCGCCATCCCGCACGGCACGGGCAAGGAGGACGCACCCGCCACCGGGTCCGCAGGGGGCGGGCTGCGCGGGCAACTGCACGTGTGGCGCGACCGGCAGCTCGTCCTCATCGGGGTGATCGTCCTGGCCATGGCCTTCGCGGAGGGCGCCGCCAACGACTGGCTGCCGCTGCTCATGGTCGACGGGTACGACGTGAGCGCCACGGCGGGTTCGCTGACCTTCCTGGTCTTCGCCGCCTCGATGACCCTCGGCCGGCTGGCCGGCGGCCCCTTCCTGGAGCGGTTCGGACGGGTGAGGGTCGTCCGGATCAGCGGCCTCACCGCCGCGCTGGGCCTCGTGGTGGTCGTCGTCGCCCCGAGCCCCTGGATGGCGGGCGCCGCCACCGTGCTGTGGGGGCTCGGCGCCTCCCTCGGCTTCCCGGTCACGGTGTCCGCCGCCGGTGACCACCCGCGCGACGCGGCGGCACGGGTGGCCGCCGTCTCCACGGCGGGCTACGGCGCGTTCCTGGTCGGCCCGCCCGCCCTGGGCTTCCTCGCCGACCACATCGGCCTCCGGCTCACGATGACGGTCGTCCTCGCCCTGGTGGCCGTGGCCACGGCACTGGCCGGGGCGCTGGACACCGGCCCCGGCCCCGACCGCGACGCCACCGGCACCCGGGCGGCTCCGGCGACACCGTGA
- a CDS encoding response regulator transcription factor has translation MSADAAGPVRVVLADDQPLVRTALRMVMADTPDIEVVGEAGTGEEAVRLVAELAPDVVVMDIRMPGMDGIEATERIAATEAGTHVVVLTTFDDDDYVYGALRAGAAGFLVKDMALDDILAAVRVVASGDALIAPAVTRRLIREFAARPVASPSPPAPLAAITEREREVLVLVGGGLSNAEIAERLVISVATSKTYLTRLLAKLGARDRVQLVIMAYEAGLVSPGR, from the coding sequence ATGAGCGCCGACGCCGCCGGGCCCGTCCGGGTGGTCCTCGCGGACGATCAGCCGCTGGTGCGGACCGCGCTGCGCATGGTCATGGCCGACACCCCTGACATCGAGGTGGTCGGCGAGGCCGGGACGGGCGAGGAGGCCGTGCGGCTGGTCGCCGAACTGGCCCCCGATGTCGTCGTGATGGACATCCGGATGCCCGGCATGGACGGCATCGAGGCCACCGAGCGCATCGCCGCCACGGAGGCCGGCACCCATGTGGTGGTGCTGACGACGTTCGACGACGACGATTACGTGTACGGGGCGCTGCGCGCCGGCGCGGCCGGGTTCCTGGTGAAGGACATGGCGCTGGACGACATCCTGGCGGCGGTCCGGGTGGTGGCGTCGGGGGACGCCCTCATCGCCCCGGCCGTCACACGGCGGCTGATCCGGGAGTTCGCGGCCCGTCCCGTCGCGTCGCCGTCCCCGCCGGCGCCGCTGGCCGCGATCACCGAGCGGGAGCGGGAGGTGCTGGTGCTGGTCGGCGGCGGGCTCTCCAACGCGGAGATCGCCGAGCGCCTGGTCATCAGTGTGGCCACGTCCAAGACGTATCTGACCCGGCTGCTGGCCAAGCTGGGGGCGCGGGACCGGGTGCAGTTGGTGATCATGGCGTACGAGGCGGGCCTGGTGTCGCCCGGCCGGTGA
- a CDS encoding response regulator transcription factor codes for MSMIRLLLAEDQSMVREALAALLGLEPDIEVVAQVARGDEVVAAAREHAVDVALLDIEMPGMTGIDATARLREALPDVKVVVVTTFGRPGYLRRAMESGADAFLVKDAPAAQLAEAVRKVLAGERVIDPGLAAAALADGANPLTDREREVLRTAADGSTNAEIAAALHLSQGTVRNYLSMAIQKTAARNRAEAVRTAREKGWL; via the coding sequence ATGAGCATGATCAGACTTCTCCTCGCCGAGGACCAGTCCATGGTGCGCGAGGCCCTGGCGGCGCTCCTCGGCCTGGAGCCCGACATCGAGGTGGTCGCCCAGGTCGCCCGCGGCGACGAGGTCGTGGCCGCGGCGCGGGAGCACGCGGTGGACGTCGCCCTGCTGGACATCGAGATGCCCGGCATGACCGGGATCGACGCGACGGCCCGGCTGCGCGAAGCCCTCCCGGACGTCAAGGTCGTCGTCGTCACCACGTTCGGCCGGCCCGGCTATCTGCGCCGCGCGATGGAGTCGGGCGCCGACGCCTTCCTGGTCAAGGACGCCCCGGCCGCCCAACTCGCCGAAGCGGTACGCAAGGTGCTCGCCGGGGAACGCGTCATCGACCCCGGCCTCGCCGCCGCCGCCCTCGCCGACGGGGCCAACCCGCTCACCGACCGCGAACGCGAGGTGCTGCGCACCGCCGCCGACGGCTCCACCAACGCGGAGATCGCCGCCGCGCTCCACCTCTCCCAGGGCACCGTCCGCAACTACCTCTCCATGGCGATCCAGAAGACGGCCGCCCGCAACCGCGCGGAGGCCGTCCGCACGGCCCGCGAAAAGGGCTGGCTGTAG
- a CDS encoding transglutaminase-like domain-containing protein gives MADEGNDREELRRRFAAEARAERPDLALLCLLVAAVADPELDARGIDEAQIELDRLAGQLPYGLRGAHAWASALAELLGERYGFEGAAADYRRLESSLLHEVLRRRRGLPILLSVVWIEVARRAGAPVYGVALPGHFVVGFGDPAERVLADPFAGGRPLTDQDAELLVTSSTGERWEPSSLEPARPLEVVLRVLNNIRAWAAARPEHTDVALWAVELSLLLPSHPAALRYEHAQLLVRAGQFLRGAAAMEEYARVVEGVDPAAAEAVRHSARAARSLLN, from the coding sequence GTGGCCGACGAGGGGAACGACCGCGAGGAGCTGCGCCGCCGGTTCGCGGCGGAGGCCCGCGCCGAACGGCCCGATCTGGCGCTCCTGTGCCTGCTGGTGGCGGCGGTGGCGGACCCGGAGCTGGACGCGCGCGGGATCGACGAGGCGCAGATCGAGCTGGACCGGCTCGCCGGGCAGCTCCCCTACGGGCTGCGCGGCGCCCATGCCTGGGCGTCGGCGCTGGCCGAACTGCTCGGTGAGCGCTACGGGTTCGAGGGCGCCGCGGCCGACTACCGGCGCCTGGAGTCGTCCCTGCTGCACGAGGTGCTGCGGCGGCGGCGCGGGCTGCCGATCCTGCTGTCGGTGGTGTGGATCGAGGTCGCCCGGCGGGCGGGCGCCCCGGTGTACGGGGTGGCGCTGCCGGGTCATTTCGTCGTCGGGTTCGGCGATCCGGCCGAGCGGGTGCTCGCCGATCCCTTCGCCGGTGGGCGGCCGCTGACGGACCAGGACGCGGAGCTGCTGGTGACGAGCTCGACCGGGGAGCGGTGGGAGCCGTCGTCGCTGGAGCCGGCACGCCCGCTGGAGGTGGTGCTGCGGGTCCTGAACAACATCCGGGCCTGGGCGGCGGCCCGCCCGGAGCACACGGACGTGGCGCTGTGGGCGGTGGAGCTGTCCCTGCTGCTGCCCTCGCACCCGGCGGCGCTGCGCTACGAGCACGCCCAGCTACTGGTGCGCGCCGGGCAGTTCCTGCGGGGCGCGGCGGCGATGGAGGAGTACGCGCGGGTCGTCGAGGGGGTGGACCCGGCCGCGGCGGAGGCGGTACGGCACAGCGCGCGGGCGGCCCGGTCGCTGCTGAACTGA
- a CDS encoding ABC transporter permease — MTNPFSWALIRLEVTRTLRNKKFMFFSVIYPSVIYLLISSTQNDTDTIPRTDLTLQSFFMVSMASFGALTAVLMGNSERIAKEREKGWVRQLRLTALPGRSYVLAKIAGAAMVTLPCIVVVFLVAATFKHVRFDAWQWAALTGVIWAGSLVFAALGVAIGYLASGDAVRPVTMIIYFGLSILGGLWMPSATFPQWLQNISEWLPTHAYAALGQAVEMGGAPHARDIAVLGAYFLLFTGGAAWLYRKDTLKA, encoded by the coding sequence ACAAGAAGTTCATGTTCTTCTCCGTCATCTACCCCTCGGTGATCTACCTGCTGATCTCCAGTACCCAGAACGACACCGACACGATCCCGCGCACGGATCTGACGCTCCAGTCCTTCTTCATGGTCTCCATGGCCTCCTTCGGCGCGCTGACCGCCGTCCTGATGGGCAACAGCGAACGCATCGCCAAGGAACGCGAGAAGGGCTGGGTACGCCAACTGCGGCTGACCGCACTGCCCGGCCGCAGCTACGTCCTGGCGAAGATCGCCGGCGCCGCCATGGTCACCCTGCCGTGCATCGTCGTCGTCTTCCTCGTCGCCGCCACGTTCAAACACGTGCGCTTCGACGCCTGGCAGTGGGCCGCGCTGACCGGCGTCATCTGGGCCGGCTCCCTGGTCTTCGCCGCGCTCGGCGTCGCCATCGGCTACCTCGCCAGCGGCGACGCGGTCCGTCCGGTCACCATGATCATCTACTTCGGCCTCTCCATCCTCGGCGGCCTGTGGATGCCCAGCGCCACCTTCCCGCAGTGGCTCCAGAACATCTCCGAGTGGCTGCCCACCCACGCGTACGCTGCACTCGGCCAGGCCGTCGAAATGGGCGGCGCGCCGCACGCCCGGGACATCGCCGTCCTCGGCGCCTACTTCCTGCTCTTCACGGGCGGCGCGGCCTGGCTCTACCGGAAGGACACGTTGAAGGCGTGA
- a CDS encoding TetR/AcrR family transcriptional regulator — protein MATGQNDPERRERIIAAALDVIAAEGVAGTSHRKVAARAGVPLGSMTYHFAGMDELLREAFTRFSSGIVAVFEERLGAAGTPDEAREAVADLVHHLSGGNQRELVLTHELYTLAARKPAYRELTREWMRRSRVALEWHFDPATARQLDALIEGLSIHRALETEPHDRALTAEAISRITRA, from the coding sequence GTGGCGACCGGACAGAACGACCCCGAGCGGCGGGAGCGGATCATCGCCGCCGCGCTGGACGTGATCGCGGCCGAGGGGGTCGCCGGGACCTCGCACCGCAAGGTCGCCGCCCGCGCGGGAGTGCCGCTCGGTTCGATGACGTACCACTTCGCCGGGATGGACGAGCTGCTGCGGGAGGCGTTCACCCGCTTCTCCAGCGGGATCGTCGCCGTCTTCGAGGAGCGGCTGGGCGCTGCCGGCACACCCGACGAGGCGCGTGAGGCGGTCGCCGATCTGGTGCACCACCTCTCCGGCGGGAATCAGCGCGAGCTGGTCCTGACCCACGAGCTGTACACGCTCGCCGCCCGCAAACCCGCCTACCGCGAACTGACCCGTGAGTGGATGCGCCGCAGCCGGGTCGCCCTGGAGTGGCACTTCGACCCGGCGACGGCCCGTCAGCTGGACGCGCTGATCGAGGGCCTGTCCATTCACCGCGCCCTGGAGACCGAACCGCACGACCGCGCCCTGACGGCCGAGGCGATTTCCCGCATCACGCGCGCCTGA